The Gemmobacter aquarius genome contains the following window.
CATCGAAAGCGGCGTTGTGCCCGATGCCGAGGTGGTGGCCGTCAGCAAGGGCGACACCGCCCCCGTCGCCGACAACGCGACCGAGGAAGGCCGCCAGAAGAACCGGCGGATCGAGATCGAGATCGAATTCGACGAGGAGTGAGACAATGAGCCGAGCCACCTGCCTGACCTGCCGTATGATCCGCCGCTTCGTGCTCGCCTTTGGCGCGGGTGTTCTGGTGATGTGGCAGGTCACCGGCCAATTGCCCGCCCAAAGCGCCGACAACGGCATGTGGCGCGGCTTCATGTTCGTCGCGATGTTCTTTCTGATCGCCGGCGTCTTCTTTCGCATGCGCGAGATGAAGAACCGGATGCGCCGCCGCGCCTAGCGCATCACGAAAGGGTCGGGGATCGGCGCGTCCGAGGTGCGTAGCCACACGGTCTTGACCGTGGTGTAATCCAGCGCCGCGGCCAACCCGCCCTCGCGGCCGTGGCCCGACAGGCCCGACCCGCCGAAGGGCGCGATGGGCGATACGGCGCGATAGGTGTTGACCCAGACCACCCCCGCCCGCAGCCCGCGGATCATCCGGTGCGCCCGCGTCAGCGAGGCCGTGAACACGCCCGAGGCAAGCCCGTATTGCGTGGCGTTGGCGATTTCCAGCGCCTCGTCCTCGGTCTCGAAGGCCACCACCGACAGGACCGGACCGAAAAGTTCCTGCGTGACCGAAGCCGCATCGGGAACCGAGCTGCAATCGAGGATCGTGGGCGGGTAGTAAAAACCCGCGCCTTCTGGCGTTTGCCCGCCCGTCACCAGCCTTGCCCCCGCCGTCAGGCTTTCGGCCACCAGCCGTTCGATCCGGTCGCGCTGCCGCAGGGTGCAGAGCGGGCCGACTTCGGTGGTCATCTCGTCCGGGGCTGCGATGCGGATGGCCTCGGCCTTGGCTTTCAGCTTCGCAAGGAAGGCGTCCTTGACGCTGGATTGCACCAGAAGCCGCGATCCCGCGACACAGCTTTGGCCTGTGGCTGCGAATATCCCCGACACTTGCGCGTTGGCCGCACTGTCCAGATCGGCGTCGTCGAACACGATAAAGGGCGATTTGCCACCCAGTTCGAGCGAGGTCGAGGCGAGGTTTTCCGCCGATCCCCGCACCACCGCCCGCGCCGTTTCCGGCCCGCCGGTAAAGGCGATATGGTCAACCAAGGGGTGCCGCGTCAGTACCGCGCCACAGGTCGGTCCAAAGCCGGTGATCACGTTGAACACGCCTGCGGGAAACCCTGCCTCATGCACCAGCCGCGCGAATTCCAGCATGGGGGCAGGGCCGTCTTCCGAGGCTTTGAGCACCACCGTGCAGCCCGCCGCCAGCGCAGGGCCGATCTTGACCGCCGAGAGGAAAAGCTGGCTGTTCCATGGAACGATCGCGGCCACCACGCCAACGGGTTCGCGCCGCGTCCAGACCTCCATGTCGGGCTTGTCGATGGGCAGATGCGCGCCTTCGATCTTGTCGGCAAGCCCTGCGTAATAGCGGAAGTAATCCGCGACATAGGCGATCTGCGCCGATGTCTCGCGGATGATCTTGCCGGTGTCGCGGGTTTCCAGCGCGGCCAGTCGAGGGGCGGCGGCCTGCACCAGATCCGCCAGCTTCATCAACAGCTTGCCCCGCGCAGTTGCCGTAAGCTTCGGCCAAGGCCCGCTGCGAAACGCCCGATGCGCGGCGGTGACGGCCGCGTTCACCTCGGCCTCGCGCGCTTCGGGCATCTCGGCCCATGGCGTGCCCGTGGCCGGATCGAGGCTTTGGAACGTCGCCGCCCCGTCGCGGAACTGTCCGTCGATGTAAAGCTGGAAGCGGTCCAAGGTCTGTCCTTCAGGCAAAGGCGGGCATCACGTCCGCGATGAAGCGTTCGAGCGAGGCGCGTTTGCGCGCGAAACTCATCCCGCTGTCGATCCAGAGCGAGAATTCGTCATAGCCCAGACTTTCGATCTTTTTCAGCCGCTCCACCACCTCGGGCGCTTGGCCGATCAGCAGGTTGTCGCGCATCACTTTGGGCGAATAGACCGGATGGGCCGCCATTTCCTCGGGCGTGATCTCGGCGATCATGCCCTGATGGATGGGCCGCTTGTTCACAAACCACGCGCCGAAATAGTTGTAGAACGCATTCAGCTCATCTGCCGCCAGATCGGCATCGGCGGCGCTTTCCGCGACATAGCCGTGTTGCAGGATCATGATCTTGGGGCGCTCCACCTCGGGGTGGTTGGCCACGGCGGCGTTGAAACGCTCCATCAGGCTGACCACCTCGTCATGGGCCATATGCAGCGGCGTGACCTGCACGTTGCAACCTTGACCCACGGCGAAATCATGGCTGTTCGGATCGCGCGCGGCGACCCAGATCGGCAGGTTCTTTTGCAGCGGTTTCGGGGCCGAGGTGGTGGCCGGAAATTGCCAATACTGGCCTTCGTGCGCGTAATCTCCCTCCCACAAGCCTTTGATCGCGGGGATCAGTTCCCGCATCCGCCCGCCCGCGTTCCATGCGTCGAGCCCGGGCATCACGCGTTCATATTCATAGCTATAGGCCCCCGCGCGATGCCAAGATCAAGCCGCCCGTCCATGATGATATCGGCCATCGCGGCCTCGCCCGCCAGCTTGATCGGATGCCAGAAGGGCGCGATCACCGTGCCGGTGCCAAGACGCACGTTTTTCGTGCGCCGCGCCAGATCGACAAGGTTGAGCAGCGGGTTCGGCGCGATGGTGAAAGACATGCCATGATGTTCGCCCGTCCAGATCGCATGCATGCCCCCTTCGTCGGCGATGCGGCAGAGTTCCAGCATTTCCTGATAGAGCCGCGGTTCGGGATCGGCGGGGCTGACCCGTTCCATATGGACGAAAAGCGAGAATTTCATGGCGTTTTGCCCTTTGCGACCAAGGCGACCTGACCCGAATTCTGGTCGCCGAAATAGATGCCGTAATTGCCGACGCGGGATTCCTCGGCCAGACGTTCCAGAAGCACGCGCATAGCCGGATCGGTGACGTCTTCCAGTGCCTTTGGGTCCAGATCGACATAGCTTCCGGTTGCCGCAACGCCACCCGTGGCGGGGCAGAGAAAGCTGATATGCTGATGGCCCCGCGCCACGTCTTCGTAGACCGAATAGATGAAACCGGGTGCTGCCTCGACTCCCGTTGCTGCGATCAGCCCTGCGAGTGTGGCCGAAACCCCGTCGCGTCCGACGCGGGCGGTGGGCAGGGTCAAGCCGCCGGTGCCGTCATCGGCCAGCAGCACCTGCCCGCCCTGTTCGATCACGGCAGACACCACCACTTCCGGCCCCGTCGCAAGACGTGTCGCGGTGTCGGCGGGGGTGAAATAGCTGCCGCGATAATAGCCCAGACCCGGGGCAGGGGTCGCCGCAAAGCCCAGCACGCGACCGATCAGGATGGCGTGGTCGCCCGCCTCGATGCAGTGGTGCAGCGCGCAGTCGAACCACGCCGAGACATTGCCGATCAGCGGCGAGCCGTTGTCGCTGTCCTTCCAGTAGACGCTGGCGAAACGGTCCTCGACCGGGCGGGCGAAGGTGTTCGATATGTCCTTTTGCCCTTCGGACAGGATGTTCACGGCAAAGCCGCCCGCGCCGGTAAAGGCCGCGTAATTGGCCGAGGACCGCGCGATCGACACCAGCAGAAGCGGCGGGTCGAGCGAGACCGACGAAAAGGAATTGGCCGTAAAGCCAAGCGGTTGGCCCGCCGCATCGCGGCAGGTCACGACCGTGACGCCGGTCATGAAGCTGCCAAAGGCATCGCGCAGGGCGCGGCGGTCGAATTGTGGTGTGTCCGTCATGCCCTTACCCCGTCGCGTTCGATCATCAAGGGCGTTTTCAGCCAAGTCTGCAACGCCGCCGTCACCTGATCGGCCGCTGTCAGGTTCACCATGTGGCGGTGCCCCCTGATCACAACGGCGCGGCCCCTCGGGGCGGATGCGGCCATGGTGCAGGTCATGTCGGCGGTGGAATTGGCGTCGTTGTCTCCGGTCAGCACCAGCGCGGGGCAGGTGATGCGGTGCCAGTCGTCGGCATAGACATCGTCGCCACGGGCAAAGGCCCCGTAAGCTGCGGCGTAGCCTTGCGGATCGACGGCGTGCAGCCAGCCCGCCACCTGCGCCCGGATCGCGGCATCGGCAGGGCCGAACCAGCGCGACAGCGGCGCATCCGCATCGTAAGCGCCCCTCGCGATGTCTTCGGCCCGCGCCTCGACCGCCGCCCGCGCCTCGGGCGTGCGGCGGTGCACGCCGTTCAGCACCGCGACGCGGCGGATCAGTTCGGGGCAGTCGACCGCCAGCCCCGTGGCGATCAGCGCCCCCATCGAATGGCCCGCCACGTTCACGCAGCCTAGCGCC
Protein-coding sequences here:
- a CDS encoding flavin reductase family protein, giving the protein MTDTPQFDRRALRDAFGSFMTGVTVVTCRDAAGQPLGFTANSFSSVSLDPPLLLVSIARSSANYAAFTGAGGFAVNILSEGQKDISNTFARPVEDRFASVYWKDSDNGSPLIGNVSAWFDCALHHCIEAGDHAILIGRVLGFAATPAPGLGYYRGSYFTPADTATRLATGPEVVVSAVIEQGGQVLLADDGTGGLTLPTARVGRDGVSATLAGLIAATGVEAAPGFIYSVYEDVARGHQHISFLCPATGGVAATGSYVDLDPKALEDVTDPAMRVLLERLAEESRVGNYGIYFGDQNSGQVALVAKGKTP
- a CDS encoding aldehyde dehydrogenase, whose translation is MDRFQLYIDGQFRDGAATFQSLDPATGTPWAEMPEAREAEVNAAVTAAHRAFRSGPWPKLTATARGKLLMKLADLVQAAAPRLAALETRDTGKIIRETSAQIAYVADYFRYYAGLADKIEGAHLPIDKPDMEVWTRREPVGVVAAIVPWNSQLFLSAVKIGPALAAGCTVVLKASEDGPAPMLEFARLVHEAGFPAGVFNVITGFGPTCGAVLTRHPLVDHIAFTGGPETARAVVRGSAENLASTSLELGGKSPFIVFDDADLDSAANAQVSGIFAATGQSCVAGSRLLVQSSVKDAFLAKLKAKAEAIRIAAPDEMTTEVGPLCTLRQRDRIERLVAESLTAGARLVTGGQTPEGAGFYYPPTILDCSSVPDAASVTQELFGPVLSVVAFETEDEALEIANATQYGLASGVFTASLTRAHRMIRGLRAGVVWVNTYRAVSPIAPFGGSGLSGHGREGGLAAALDYTTVKTVWLRTSDAPIPDPFVMR
- a CDS encoding alpha/beta fold hydrolase, whose product is MTHRTLRLSDGATVTAMDLGQGEPLVLIHGVGMNARAWAPQIADLSQNWRVIAIDMPGHGGSSLLPAGAGLKDYVAWAARVIEALALGCVNVAGHSMGALIATGLAVDCPELIRRVAVLNGVHRRTPEARAAVEARAEDIARGAYDADAPLSRWFGPADAAIRAQVAGWLHAVDPQGYAAAYGAFARGDDVYADDWHRITCPALVLTGDNDANSTADMTCTMAASAPRGRAVVIRGHRHMVNLTAADQVTAALQTWLKTPLMIERDGVRA